From a single Vitis vinifera cultivar Pinot Noir 40024 chromosome 18, ASM3070453v1 genomic region:
- the LOC104882515 gene encoding uncharacterized protein LOC104882515, translating to MPSTMSKPGKQLGQLLQEQQEPFILETYLLERGCLKKNLTSEGGFSCCHGNSSKLLKRSASCDLNMSGKGIPQCSKILRAIFNKLVSITGNPKSKLCDHDGGVLSFSEVGSSSQKVAEQDSFSSASTTTVFNSCSASDSEDSCASLQIHDPFSTATTIQALKQNKPREEEAATDRQVQGRSKNQRLQFGPISFLGDSSIGLSNAKTRKQENSSTRKSGFSNRVIQDSVSSASLLEVLVQSPTEKPRYSGVTELQELVWSNSSSRCFKSKRVLLQRKKLLFDCVREVVEGHGRNERREQSIGEFLGPEELEQLICQKIRAWERQSGKETNINHLLNFDFIASSQEWNDLRPESRELGLDFGEAILEEMMSEIVTDMMNII from the exons ATGCCTTCCACCATGTCCAAACCAGGTAAACAGCTAGGACAACTTCTCCAGGAGCAACAAGAGCCCTTTATCCTGGAGACTTACCTTCTGGAGAGAGGGTGCCTGAAAAAGAACTTGACTTCAGAGGGTGGCTTCAGCTGTTGTCATGGCAACTCAAGCAAGCTTTTGAAGAGGTCAGCTAGCTGCGATCTAAACATGAGCGGAAAGGGTATTCCACAATGTTCCAAAATTTTGAGAGCTATATTTAACAAGCTTGTCTCAATTACTGGCAACCCAAAAAGCAAACTTTGTGATCATGATGGAGGTGTATTGAGTTTTTCCGAAGTGGGAAGCAGCAGCCAAAAAGTTGCGGAACAGGATAGTTTTTCCTCTGCTAGCACCACTACTGTGTTTAATTCCTGCTCCGCGAGTGACTCAGAAGACTCATGTGCTTCACTGCAAATCCACGACCCCTTCTCTACTGCAACAACCATTCAAGCTTTGAAGCAAAACAAACCGAGAGAAGAAGAG GCTGCTACAGATAGACAGGTTCAGGGGAGATCCAAGAACCAAAGGCTACAATTCGGGCCAATTTCTTTTCTAGGAGATTCCTCAATTG GGCTGTCCAATGCAAAAACAAGGAAACAAGAGAATTCATCCACTAGGAAATCTGGCTTCTCCAACAGAGTTATACAAGACTCGGTGTCGTCAGCCTCTCTCCTGGAAGTATTGGTCCAATCCCCAACAGAAAAGCCAAGATATAGCGGGGTTACAGAATTGCAAGAGCTTGTCTGGTCAAACTCTTCCTCCCGGTGCTTCAAATCCAAAAGGGTTTTGCTGCAAAGAAAGAAGCTTCTGTTTGATTGTGTGAGGGAAGTGGTAGAGGGCCATGGAAGAAATGAGAGAAGGGAGCAGAGTATTGGGGAATTCCTTGGGCCTGAAGAGCTTGAGCAGCTCATCTGTCAGAAAATAAGGGCATGGGAAAGACAATCTGGAAAGGAAACAAACATAAACCATCTGCTAAACTTTGATTTCATAGCTTCATCACAAGAATGGAATGATTTGAGGCCAGAGAGCAGGGAACTTGGGCTGGATTTTGGAGAAGCCATTTTAGAAGAGATGATGAGTGAGATAGTGACCGACATGATGAATATTATATGA